In a genomic window of Streptomyces koelreuteriae:
- the nuoF gene encoding NADH-quinone oxidoreductase subunit NuoF gives MTLAPELKDMSPEKLLAPVLSAFWDEDKSWTLDVYRRHEGYEGLRKALAMSPDDVIAYVKESGLRGRGGAGFPTGMKWQFIPQGDGKPHYLVVNADESEPGTCKDIPLLFANPHSLIEGMIIACYAIRSSHAFIYLRGEVVPVLRRLHSAVREAYEAGFLGENIQGSGLDLDITVHAGAGAYICGEETALLDSLEGRRGQPRLRPPFPAVAGLYACPTVVNNVESIASVPAIMSRGKDWFRSMGSEKSPGFTLYSLSGHVAGPGQYEAPLGITLRQLLDMSGGMRPGHRLKFWTPGGSSTPMFTDEHLDVPLDYEGVGAAGSMLGTKALQCFDETTCVVRAVTRWTEFYAHESCGKCTPCREGTYWLVQLLRDIEAGKGRMSDLDKLNDIADNINGKSFCALGDGAASPIFSSLKYFREEYEQHITGRGCPFDPARSTAWADRTEVNA, from the coding sequence ATGACCTTGGCACCCGAGCTGAAAGACATGAGCCCCGAGAAGCTGCTCGCACCGGTGCTGTCGGCCTTCTGGGACGAGGACAAGTCCTGGACGCTGGACGTGTACCGAAGGCACGAGGGGTACGAGGGGCTGCGCAAGGCGCTCGCCATGTCGCCGGACGACGTGATCGCGTACGTCAAGGAGTCCGGTCTGCGCGGGCGCGGCGGCGCGGGATTCCCGACGGGGATGAAGTGGCAGTTCATTCCCCAGGGGGATGGAAAGCCGCACTATCTAGTTGTCAACGCCGACGAGTCGGAGCCGGGGACGTGCAAGGACATCCCGCTCCTCTTCGCGAACCCACATAGCCTCATCGAGGGCATGATCATCGCGTGTTATGCCATCAGGTCTTCGCATGCCTTCATCTATCTGCGTGGTGAAGTCGTCCCAGTGCTGCGGCGGTTGCACTCCGCCGTACGCGAGGCGTACGAGGCGGGCTTCCTGGGCGAGAACATCCAGGGCAGCGGACTCGACCTCGACATCACCGTGCACGCGGGCGCGGGCGCGTACATCTGCGGTGAGGAGACCGCACTGCTGGACTCGCTCGAAGGCCGCCGGGGTCAACCGCGGCTTCGTCCTCCCTTCCCTGCTGTCGCGGGCCTCTACGCGTGCCCGACTGTGGTGAATAACGTCGAGTCCATCGCGTCGGTTCCCGCGATCATGAGCCGGGGCAAAGACTGGTTCCGGTCGATGGGGAGCGAGAAGTCGCCAGGCTTCACGCTCTACTCCCTGTCCGGCCATGTCGCGGGCCCCGGTCAGTACGAGGCGCCGCTCGGGATCACGCTCCGCCAGCTCCTCGACATGAGCGGCGGCATGCGCCCCGGGCACCGCCTCAAGTTCTGGACGCCGGGGGGCTCCTCGACCCCGATGTTCACCGACGAGCATCTCGACGTCCCTCTTGATTACGAAGGAGTGGGCGCTGCGGGTTCCATGCTCGGCACAAAAGCTCTCCAGTGCTTCGACGAGACGACCTGCGTGGTGCGGGCCGTCACGCGCTGGACCGAGTTCTACGCCCACGAGTCCTGCGGCAAGTGCACGCCCTGCCGCGAAGGCACGTACTGGCTCGTGCAGTTGCTGCGCGACATCGAGGCCGGCAAGGGACGGATGTCCGACCTCGACAAGCTGAACGACATCGCCGACAACATCAACGGCAAGTCCTTCTGCGCCCTCGGCGACGGCGCCGCCTCGCCGATCTTCTCCTCGCTCAAGTACTTCCGCGAGGAGTACGAGCAGCACATCACGGGCCGGGGCTGCCCCTTCGACCCGGCCAGGTCGACGGCCTGGGCCGACCGCACGGAGGTGAACGCATGA
- the nuoE gene encoding NADH-quinone oxidoreductase subunit NuoE, translating into MTTSSSERGVSLGMPELPAPAYPDDVRARLETDAREVIARYPDSRSALLPLLHLVQSEEGHVTRTGMRFCADTLGLTTAEVTAVATFYSMYRRRPSGDYQVGVCTNTLCAVMGGDAIFEELQEHLGVGNGETTDDGKVTLEHIECNAACDFAPVVMVNWEFFDNQTPGSAKRLVDDLRAGRPVTPTRGAPLCTFKETARVLAGFPDERDGAVESGGSAGHASLVGLKLAKGEAAPARVVHPRGEAARTGTPHDPSPTEHLSSHDAPQDTSASDPAHPAGPAAEEGE; encoded by the coding sequence GTGACCACCTCTTCTTCCGAGCGGGGCGTCAGCCTGGGCATGCCCGAACTGCCCGCGCCCGCCTACCCGGACGACGTCCGAGCCCGTCTGGAGACGGACGCGCGCGAGGTCATCGCCCGCTACCCGGACTCCCGGTCCGCCCTCCTGCCCCTGCTGCACCTCGTGCAGTCGGAGGAGGGACACGTCACGCGCACGGGAATGCGGTTCTGCGCGGACACCCTCGGCCTGACCACGGCCGAGGTCACCGCCGTCGCCACCTTCTACTCCATGTACCGGCGCCGGCCGAGCGGTGACTACCAGGTCGGGGTGTGCACCAACACCCTGTGCGCGGTCATGGGCGGGGACGCGATCTTCGAGGAGCTCCAGGAGCACCTCGGCGTCGGCAACGGCGAGACCACCGACGACGGCAAGGTCACCCTGGAGCACATCGAGTGCAACGCGGCCTGTGACTTCGCTCCGGTCGTGATGGTCAACTGGGAGTTCTTCGACAACCAGACCCCGGGCAGCGCCAAGCGCCTCGTCGACGACCTGCGCGCGGGACGGCCGGTCACGCCCACGCGCGGTGCGCCGCTGTGCACCTTCAAGGAGACCGCCCGGGTCCTGGCCGGTTTCCCCGACGAGCGGGACGGGGCCGTCGAGTCCGGAGGAAGCGCGGGACACGCCTCCCTCGTCGGCCTGAAGCTCGCCAAGGGGGAGGCCGCACCGGCACGCGTGGTGCATCCGCGCGGTGAGGCGGCCCGGACCGGGACACCCCACGACCCGTCACCGACGGAGCACTTGAGCTCGCACGACGCGCCGCAGGACACGTCGGCCTCCGACCCGGCCCACCCGGCCGGGCCCGCCGCCGAGGAGGGGGAGTGA
- a CDS encoding NADH-quinone oxidoreductase subunit D encodes MSTSHASPRETTEGTVYTVTGGDWDEVVESAARADDERIVVNMGPQHPSTHGVLRLILEIEGETVTEARCGIGYLHTGIEKNLEYRTWTQGTTFVTRMDYLTPFFNETAYCLGVEKLLGIEDQIPDRASIIRVLLMELNRLSSHLVCIATGGMELGATTVMIYGFRDRELILDIFELITGLRMNHAYIRPGGLAQDLPPGAVDHIREFVKKMKKNLPEYDKLATGNPIFKARMQDVGYLDLAGCMALGATGPILRSTGLPHDLRKTQPYCGYETYDFDVPTADTCDSYGRFLIRLEEMRQSLRIVEQCLDRLQPGPVMVADKKIAWPAQLALGPDGLGNSLDHIKKIMGTSMEALIHHFKLVTEGFRVPPGQAYAAVESPKGELGVHVVSDGGTRPYRVHFRDPSFTNLQAMAAMCEGGQVADVIVAVASIDPVMGGVDR; translated from the coding sequence ATGAGCACTTCGCACGCCTCCCCTCGCGAGACCACCGAGGGCACCGTCTACACCGTCACCGGCGGCGACTGGGACGAGGTCGTCGAGTCGGCGGCCCGCGCCGACGACGAGCGCATCGTCGTCAACATGGGCCCGCAGCACCCCTCCACCCACGGTGTGCTCCGCCTGATCCTGGAGATCGAGGGCGAGACCGTCACCGAGGCCCGCTGCGGCATCGGCTACCTGCACACCGGCATCGAGAAGAACCTCGAGTACCGGACGTGGACGCAGGGCACGACGTTCGTGACGCGCATGGACTACCTGACGCCGTTCTTCAACGAGACGGCGTACTGCCTCGGCGTCGAGAAGCTCCTCGGCATCGAGGACCAGATCCCGGACCGGGCCTCGATCATCCGGGTGCTCCTGATGGAGCTGAACCGGCTGTCGTCCCACCTGGTGTGCATCGCCACCGGCGGCATGGAGCTCGGCGCCACCACGGTCATGATCTACGGATTTCGTGATCGTGAACTCATTCTCGATATCTTCGAGCTGATCACCGGCCTGCGGATGAACCACGCGTACATCCGCCCCGGCGGACTCGCCCAGGACCTGCCGCCCGGCGCGGTGGACCACATCCGCGAGTTCGTGAAGAAGATGAAGAAGAACCTCCCGGAGTACGACAAGCTCGCCACCGGGAACCCCATCTTCAAGGCCCGTATGCAGGACGTCGGCTATCTGGACCTGGCCGGCTGCATGGCCCTCGGCGCGACGGGCCCCATCCTGCGCTCCACCGGCCTGCCGCACGACCTGCGCAAGACCCAGCCGTACTGCGGCTACGAGACGTACGACTTCGACGTCCCGACCGCCGACACCTGCGACTCCTACGGCCGGTTCCTCATCCGGCTGGAGGAGATGCGTCAGTCGCTCCGGATCGTCGAGCAGTGCCTGGACCGGCTCCAGCCCGGCCCGGTCATGGTCGCCGACAAGAAGATCGCCTGGCCCGCTCAGCTCGCCCTCGGGCCCGACGGCCTCGGCAACTCCCTCGACCACATCAAGAAGATCATGGGCACCTCCATGGAGGCCCTGATCCACCACTTCAAGCTGGTGACCGAGGGCTTCCGCGTCCCGCCGGGACAGGCGTACGCGGCGGTCGAGTCGCCCAAGGGCGAACTCGGGGTGCACGTCGTGTCCGACGGCGGCACCCGCCCCTACCGGGTCCACTTCCGCGACCCGTCCTTCACCAATCTGCAGGCCATGGCGGCGATGTGCGAGGGCGGCCAAGTCGCCGACGTCATCGTCGCCGTCGCGTCCATCGACCCCGTGATGGGAGGCGTCGACCGGTGA
- a CDS encoding NADH-quinone oxidoreductase subunit C, translating into MSDANGTGGANPEKDLSASNLPGQRGQGGEEIRVQRGMFGASNGGDTSGYGGLVRSVRLPGPANRPYGGWFDEVADELEGALEEQGLLPENAIEKTVVDRDELTFHIEREHLLRVARTLRDDPALRFELCTGVSGVHYPNDKGRELHAVYHLRSITHNRLIRLEVSAPDSDPHIPSLFSVYPTNDWHERETYDFFGIVFDGHPALTRIMMPDDWQGFPQRKDYPLGGIPVEYKGAQIPAPDQRRSYS; encoded by the coding sequence ATGAGCGACGCGAACGGCACGGGCGGCGCCAACCCCGAGAAGGACCTGTCGGCCTCCAACCTCCCCGGCCAGCGCGGCCAGGGCGGCGAGGAGATCCGCGTCCAGCGCGGCATGTTCGGCGCGAGCAACGGCGGCGACACCTCCGGCTACGGCGGCCTGGTCCGCTCGGTCCGGCTCCCGGGCCCGGCGAACCGCCCCTACGGCGGCTGGTTCGACGAGGTCGCCGACGAGCTGGAGGGAGCCCTGGAGGAACAGGGACTGCTCCCGGAGAACGCCATCGAGAAGACGGTCGTCGACCGCGACGAGCTGACCTTCCACATCGAGCGCGAGCACCTGCTCCGCGTCGCCCGCACCCTGCGCGACGACCCGGCCCTGCGCTTCGAGCTCTGTACCGGAGTCAGCGGTGTCCACTACCCGAACGACAAGGGCCGCGAGCTGCACGCCGTCTACCACCTGCGCTCGATCACCCACAATCGGCTGATCCGCCTGGAGGTCAGCGCGCCCGACAGCGACCCGCACATCCCGTCGCTGTTCTCCGTCTATCCGACGAACGACTGGCACGAGCGCGAGACGTACGACTTCTTCGGCATCGTCTTCGACGGTCACCCGGCCCTGACGCGGATCATGATGCCGGACGACTGGCAGGGCTTCCCGCAGCGCAAGGACTACCCCCTCGGCGGCATCCCCGTCGAGTACAAGGGCGCCCAGATCCCGGCTCCGGACCAGCGGAGGTCGTACTCATGA
- a CDS encoding NuoB/complex I 20 kDa subunit family protein produces the protein MGLEEKLPSGFLLTTVEQAAGWVRKSSVFPATFGLACCAIEMMTTGAGRYDLARFGMEVFRGSPRQADLMIVAGRVSQKMAPVLRQVYDQMPNPKWVISMGVCASSGGMFNNYAIVQGVDHIVPVDIYLPGCPPRPEMLMDAILKLHQKIQTSKLGVNAEEAAREAEEAALKALPTIEMKGLLR, from the coding sequence ATGGGACTCGAAGAAAAGCTGCCGAGCGGCTTCCTGCTGACCACCGTCGAGCAGGCCGCGGGCTGGGTGCGCAAGTCGTCCGTCTTTCCCGCCACGTTCGGCCTCGCCTGCTGTGCCATCGAGATGATGACCACCGGCGCCGGCCGCTACGACCTGGCGCGCTTCGGTATGGAGGTCTTCCGGGGCTCGCCCCGCCAGGCGGACCTGATGATCGTCGCCGGCCGGGTCAGCCAGAAGATGGCGCCGGTGCTCAGGCAGGTCTACGACCAGATGCCGAACCCCAAGTGGGTGATCTCCATGGGGGTCTGCGCCTCCTCGGGCGGCATGTTCAACAACTACGCCATCGTCCAGGGCGTCGACCACATCGTGCCGGTCGACATCTACCTCCCCGGCTGCCCGCCACGGCCGGAGATGCTGATGGACGCCATCCTCAAGCTCCACCAGAAGATCCAGACCTCCAAGCTCGGCGTGAACGCCGAGGAGGCGGCCCGCGAGGCGGAGGAGGCGGCGCTCAAGGCCCTGCCCACCATCGAGATGAAGGGGCTGCTGCGATGA
- a CDS encoding NADH-quinone oxidoreductase subunit A, whose protein sequence is MNAYAPILVLGALGAGFAIFSVVMATLIGPKRYNRAKLEAYECGIEPTPTPAGGGRFPIKYYLTAMLFIIFDIEIVFLYPWAVTFDALGIFGLVEMLLFVLTVFVAYAYVWRRGGLEWD, encoded by the coding sequence GTGAACGCGTATGCGCCCATCCTCGTACTGGGAGCCCTCGGGGCAGGCTTTGCGATCTTCTCCGTGGTCATGGCCACGTTGATCGGGCCGAAGCGGTACAACCGGGCCAAGCTCGAGGCCTACGAGTGCGGGATCGAGCCGACCCCCACGCCGGCCGGCGGCGGGCGCTTCCCCATCAAGTACTACCTGACGGCGATGCTCTTCATCATTTTCGATATCGAGATCGTCTTCCTCTACCCCTGGGCCGTCACCTTCGACGCCCTGGGGATCTTCGGGCTCGTGGAGATGCTGCTCTTCGTGCTCACCGTCTTCGTCGCGTACGCGTACGTATGGCGGCGCGGCGGCCTGGAATGGGACTGA
- a CDS encoding C40 family peptidase, whose protein sequence is MKEPLVPVVPMSHTAHIRSHRKPRRSATSTIAVRAGVTGGILSLAAAGASASASAAEPVTQTIELPTLTADMATQVAQSAAATQQAAANYELRAERDAAAAKAATEAKKDLAEAKKKAEAKKKAAEEARKAAAERATRSAERATLSASASASASTSTTAPASGSVATVIAFLKAQVGDAYVMGATGPSAWDCSSLVQAAYKQVGVDLPRVSQDQSMSGTDVPLSDVQVGDILYWGGKGSAYHVGVYIGDGQYLDAANPSKGVVIQDLSGYPASGAVRVL, encoded by the coding sequence ATGAAGGAGCCCCTGGTACCGGTTGTTCCCATGTCCCACACCGCTCACATACGCAGCCACCGGAAACCCCGCCGCAGTGCGACCTCGACGATCGCCGTGCGTGCCGGAGTCACCGGTGGCATCCTCAGCCTGGCAGCGGCGGGTGCGTCGGCCTCGGCGAGCGCCGCCGAGCCGGTGACGCAGACCATCGAACTGCCCACCCTGACGGCCGACATGGCCACTCAGGTCGCCCAGTCCGCGGCCGCCACGCAGCAGGCGGCCGCGAACTACGAGCTGCGCGCCGAGCGTGACGCCGCCGCCGCCAAGGCCGCCACCGAGGCCAAGAAGGACCTCGCCGAGGCGAAGAAGAAGGCGGAGGCCAAGAAGAAGGCCGCCGAGGAAGCCCGCAAGGCCGCCGCCGAGCGCGCCACGCGCAGCGCCGAGCGCGCCACCCTCTCCGCTTCCGCCTCCGCGTCGGCCTCCACCTCGACGACCGCGCCTGCCAGCGGCAGCGTCGCGACCGTCATCGCCTTCCTCAAGGCACAGGTCGGCGACGCCTACGTCATGGGCGCCACCGGTCCCAGCGCCTGGGACTGCTCCTCCCTCGTGCAGGCCGCGTACAAGCAGGTTGGTGTGGATCTGCCGCGCGTCTCGCAGGACCAGTCGATGTCCGGCACGGACGTGCCGCTGTCCGACGTCCAGGTCGGCGACATCCTGTACTGGGGTGGCAAGGGCTCCGCGTACCACGTGGGTGTCTACATCGGCGACGGCCAGTACCTGGACGCGGCCAACCCGTCCAAGGGCGTCGTCATCCAGGACCTGTCGGGCTACCCGGCGTCGGGCGCGGTCCGCGTCCTCTGA
- a CDS encoding peptide deformylase yields MPLSGHGIHRRDDAPRGRGRARGEPGRRAGRGRGNGYFARCLAHETDHCAGRLCLDRLSE; encoded by the coding sequence GTGCCCCTCAGCGGACACGGCATTCACAGGAGAGACGATGCGCCTCGCGGACGGGGCCGGGCTCGTGGCGAACCAGGTCGGCGAGCCGGTCGTGGTCGAGGGAACGGGTACTTCGCGCGCTGCCTCGCCCACGAAACCGACCACTGCGCCGGGCGGCTCTGTCTCGACCGGCTCTCCGAGTGA
- a CDS encoding geranylgeranyl reductase family protein — protein MTVVTEPLSENTADVIVVGAGPAGSTTAYHLAKAGLDVLLLEKTAFPREKVCGDGLTPRAVKQLVAMGIDISEEAGWLRNKGLRIIGGGVRLQLDWPDLASFPDYGLVRKRDDFDDQLARQAQKAGARLFERCNVGAPVIDDRTGRITGVHAKLGEEKREVTFHAPLVVAADGNSTRLSLAMGLHRREDRPMGVAVRTYFESPRHEDDYLESWLELWDRRGPGEDRLLPGYGWIFGMGDGTSNVGLGVLNTSDSFKELDWREVLKAWCASMPEDWGYTPDNMTGPIRGAALPMAFNRQPHYTKGLLLVGDAGGLVNPFNGEGIAYAMESGQIAADVIVQAHARSTPARRELALQRYPRVLKDTYGGYYTLGRAFVKLIGNPKVMQIATQRGLTHPMLMKFTLKLLANLTDPTGGDAMDRIINGLSKVAPKA, from the coding sequence GTGACCGTCGTGACCGAGCCTCTCTCCGAGAACACCGCCGATGTGATCGTCGTGGGCGCGGGGCCGGCCGGCTCCACGACCGCCTACCACCTCGCCAAGGCGGGACTCGACGTCCTCCTGCTGGAGAAGACCGCGTTCCCGCGCGAGAAGGTCTGCGGCGACGGCCTCACCCCGCGCGCCGTCAAACAGCTCGTGGCGATGGGCATCGACATCTCGGAAGAGGCCGGCTGGCTGCGCAATAAGGGCCTGCGGATCATCGGCGGCGGAGTGCGCCTCCAGCTCGACTGGCCGGATCTCGCCTCCTTCCCCGACTACGGCCTCGTCCGCAAGCGCGACGATTTCGACGACCAGCTCGCCCGGCAGGCCCAGAAGGCGGGCGCCCGGCTGTTCGAGCGCTGCAACGTCGGCGCCCCGGTCATCGACGACCGCACCGGCCGGATCACCGGTGTGCACGCCAAGCTCGGTGAGGAGAAGCGCGAAGTCACCTTCCACGCGCCGCTCGTCGTCGCCGCCGACGGCAACTCCACGCGCCTCTCCCTCGCGATGGGCCTGCACCGCCGCGAGGACCGCCCGATGGGCGTGGCCGTACGGACGTACTTCGAGAGCCCCCGCCACGAGGACGACTACCTGGAGTCCTGGCTGGAGCTCTGGGACCGCCGCGGCCCGGGCGAGGACCGGCTCCTGCCCGGCTACGGCTGGATCTTCGGCATGGGCGACGGCACCTCCAACGTCGGCCTGGGCGTGCTCAACACCTCCGACTCCTTCAAGGAGCTGGACTGGCGCGAGGTCCTGAAGGCCTGGTGCGCGTCCATGCCGGAGGACTGGGGCTACACCCCCGACAACATGACCGGCCCGATCCGCGGCGCCGCCCTGCCCATGGCCTTCAACCGCCAGCCGCACTACACCAAGGGCCTGCTGCTCGTCGGCGACGCCGGCGGCCTGGTGAACCCCTTCAACGGCGAGGGCATCGCCTACGCCATGGAGTCCGGCCAGATCGCCGCCGACGTCATCGTCCAGGCCCACGCCCGCTCCACCCCGGCCCGCCGCGAACTGGCGCTCCAGCGCTACCCGCGCGTCCTCAAGGACACCTACGGCGGCTACTACACGCTCGGCCGCGCCTTCGTGAAGCTCATCGGCAACCCGAAGGTCATGCAGATCGCCACCCAGCGCGGCCTCACGCACCCGATGCTGATGAAGTTCACGCTGAAGCTCCTCGCGAACCTCACGGACCCGACCGGCGGCGACGCGATGGACCGCATCATCAACGGCCTGAGCAAGGTGGCCCCGAAGGCCTGA
- a CDS encoding GNAT family N-acetyltransferase, translating into MNPALPAVRLRVPTHEDAFAWHRIFDDPDVMEFHGGKAAELSVYEELTARQRRHDAERGYCLWTLLDASGQVVGFTGAQPWERDWGPRGEIEIGWRLAREHWGKGYVTAAARQTLERMRTAGVPGVVAMVDARNSRSIAVTRRLGMRLAETFTTSASDRAGHCYRLDL; encoded by the coding sequence GTGAACCCGGCCCTCCCCGCTGTGCGACTGCGCGTGCCCACCCACGAGGACGCGTTCGCCTGGCACCGGATCTTCGACGACCCGGACGTCATGGAGTTCCACGGCGGAAAGGCCGCCGAACTGTCGGTCTACGAGGAGCTCACCGCCCGCCAGCGCCGGCACGACGCCGAGCGCGGCTACTGCCTGTGGACCCTGCTGGACGCGTCCGGTCAGGTCGTCGGCTTCACCGGGGCCCAGCCCTGGGAGCGGGACTGGGGGCCGAGGGGGGAGATCGAGATCGGCTGGCGCCTGGCCCGGGAGCACTGGGGCAAGGGGTACGTCACCGCGGCCGCGCGGCAGACGCTGGAGCGGATGCGGACGGCGGGTGTACCGGGCGTGGTGGCGATGGTCGACGCCCGCAACAGCCGGTCCATCGCGGTCACCCGGCGGCTGGGAATGCGCCTCGCCGAGACGTTCACGACGTCGGCCTCGGACCGCGCGGGGCACTGCTACCGGCTCGACCTCTGA
- a CDS encoding PASTA domain-containing protein, whose protein sequence is MRVPRLVGLMAVDARETARARGLFLNAPDRPDFHLAVVDYVVRQYPQPEAEVPRDSMVYVWFDFGPGEGGGGVHEPRIPRPPRGGLQRELDEPGDPYMVLSSP, encoded by the coding sequence GTGCGCGTACCGCGTCTGGTGGGTCTGATGGCCGTGGACGCGCGCGAGACGGCCCGGGCGCGGGGCCTGTTCCTCAACGCGCCGGACCGGCCCGACTTCCATCTCGCCGTCGTCGACTACGTCGTACGCCAGTACCCGCAGCCCGAGGCCGAGGTGCCGCGGGACTCGATGGTCTACGTCTGGTTCGACTTCGGCCCCGGCGAGGGCGGCGGGGGCGTGCACGAGCCGCGGATCCCGAGACCGCCCAGGGGCGGGCTGCAACGGGAGCTGGACGAGCCGGGCGACCCGTACATGGTGCTCAGCTCCCCGTAG
- a CDS encoding demethylmenaquinone methyltransferase, with translation MTRASLDKQPHEVASMFDDVAERYDLTNDVLSLGQDRRWRKEVAKAVDARPAQKVLDLAAGTGTSSLPFAQTGAYVVPCDFSQGMLQVGKQRRPWLPYTAGDATRLPFKDDTFDAVTISFGLRNVQDTDAALREMQRVTRPGGRIVICEFSHPTWAPFRTVYTEYLMRALPPVARAVSSSPDAYVYLAESIRAWPDQPALAERLGKAGWSRVAWRNLSGGIVALHRGFKES, from the coding sequence GTGACCCGCGCATCCCTGGACAAGCAGCCGCACGAAGTCGCCTCGATGTTCGACGACGTGGCGGAACGGTACGACCTGACCAACGACGTGCTGTCCCTCGGCCAGGACCGGCGATGGCGCAAGGAGGTCGCCAAGGCGGTCGACGCACGCCCCGCCCAGAAGGTCCTCGACCTGGCGGCGGGCACCGGCACCTCCTCACTGCCCTTCGCGCAGACCGGTGCCTACGTCGTCCCCTGCGACTTCTCCCAGGGCATGCTCCAGGTCGGCAAGCAGCGCCGGCCCTGGCTGCCCTACACCGCCGGCGACGCCACGCGGCTCCCCTTCAAGGACGACACCTTCGACGCCGTCACCATCTCCTTCGGGCTGCGCAACGTGCAGGACACGGACGCGGCCCTGCGGGAGATGCAGCGCGTGACCCGGCCCGGCGGGCGGATCGTGATCTGCGAGTTCTCGCACCCGACGTGGGCGCCGTTCCGCACGGTCTACACCGAGTACCTGATGCGCGCCCTGCCGCCGGTCGCCCGGGCCGTGTCCTCCAGCCCCGACGCCTACGTCTACCTCGCCGAGTCCATCCGCGCCTGGCCCGACCAGCCCGCGCTGGCCGAACGGCTGGGCAAGGCCGGCTGGTCGCGGGTGGCCTGGCGCAACCTGAGCGGCGGGATCGTCGCCCTGCACCGGGGCTTCAAGGAGAGCTGA
- a CDS encoding acyltransferase family protein, whose product MGAHSRTAERELPEAVARPARDRYFDTLRAVALVRVVTYHTFGWAWAGLVFPSMGVMFALAGTLMARSLERPALTVIRSRFRRLLPPFWFWGVFVAGAMLVHGWMPGWQIVYWVVPLGDPPGNAWGEQAWEILWYLRTYLWFVLLSPLLLRLFRLAPVPVLLLSLGPVLAFQFVWQPPDDRLGAALWDLATFLFCWLLGFAHHDGVLARLKPAALLPLASAALAYGGWYALAHQAEYGTYDLDENPLAQAFWSAGFVTLLMYAKARFRTDFAGLARFRRLDRLVTVFNARAVTLYLWHEIALILAVPLIDRFWDVPAFEAYLPLDSQWFMFGVGWVLIAVFVLLCGWVEDVAARKKPRLLP is encoded by the coding sequence ATGGGGGCGCACAGCAGGACGGCCGAGCGGGAGCTCCCGGAGGCCGTCGCCCGCCCGGCGCGGGACCGCTACTTCGACACCCTTCGCGCGGTCGCGCTCGTCCGCGTTGTCACCTACCACACCTTCGGCTGGGCCTGGGCGGGGCTGGTCTTCCCCTCCATGGGGGTCATGTTCGCCCTGGCCGGCACTCTCATGGCGAGGTCCCTTGAGCGCCCCGCGCTCACCGTGATCAGGAGCCGCTTCCGTCGGCTGCTGCCGCCCTTCTGGTTCTGGGGCGTGTTCGTGGCCGGCGCGATGCTGGTGCACGGCTGGATGCCCGGCTGGCAGATCGTCTACTGGGTGGTGCCGCTCGGCGACCCGCCGGGCAATGCCTGGGGCGAGCAGGCCTGGGAGATCCTCTGGTACCTGCGGACGTATCTGTGGTTCGTGCTCCTCTCCCCGCTCCTGCTGCGGCTCTTCCGGCTCGCTCCCGTCCCGGTGCTGCTGCTGTCCCTGGGGCCGGTCCTGGCCTTCCAGTTCGTATGGCAGCCGCCGGACGACCGGCTCGGCGCCGCGCTGTGGGACCTGGCGACGTTCCTGTTCTGCTGGCTCCTCGGCTTCGCGCACCACGACGGCGTCCTGGCCCGGCTGAAGCCCGCCGCGCTGCTCCCGCTCGCGTCGGCCGCCCTCGCGTACGGCGGCTGGTACGCCCTCGCGCACCAGGCCGAGTACGGCACGTACGACCTCGACGAGAACCCGCTCGCGCAGGCCTTCTGGTCGGCCGGGTTCGTGACGCTGCTGATGTACGCCAAGGCCCGCTTCCGGACCGACTTCGCGGGACTCGCCCGGTTCCGGCGGCTGGACCGGCTCGTGACCGTCTTCAACGCCCGGGCCGTCACCCTCTACCTCTGGCACGAGATCGCCCTGATCCTCGCCGTGCCTCTGATCGACCGGTTCTGGGACGTGCCGGCCTTCGAGGCGTACCTGCCCCTGGACAGCCAGTGGTTCATGTTCGGGGTGGGCTGGGTGCTGATCGCGGTGTTCGTGCTGCTGTGCGGGTGGGTGGAGGACGTGGCGGCACGGAAGAAGCCGAGGCTCCTTCCCTGA